In Sulfitobacter sp. OXR-159, one DNA window encodes the following:
- a CDS encoding Lrp/AsnC family transcriptional regulator, producing the protein MANELFDLDRFDSAILSVLAEDGRISITDLARRIGLSKSPTQARLRRLEESGVILGYRALLDPIRLGLDHVAFVEVRLNDTREAALRAFNVAVAKVPEIEQAHMIASHFDYLIKVRTRNMSEYRRFLGEVISTLPHVASTSTYVAMEAVKETMLADTA; encoded by the coding sequence ATGGCAAATGAACTTTTTGATCTGGACCGGTTTGACAGCGCGATTCTATCGGTGTTGGCCGAGGATGGCCGCATCAGCATCACCGACCTTGCCCGCCGCATCGGCCTGTCGAAATCCCCCACCCAAGCGCGCCTGCGCCGGTTGGAGGAAAGCGGCGTGATCCTCGGCTACCGCGCGCTTTTGGATCCGATCCGGTTGGGGCTCGACCATGTGGCCTTTGTCGAGGTCCGGTTGAACGACACGCGCGAGGCGGCACTGCGGGCCTTCAACGTCGCCGTCGCCAAGGTGCCAGAGATCGAACAGGCGCATATGATCGCAAGCCATTTCGACTACCTGATCAAGGTTCGCACACGGAACATGTCGGAATATCGGCGCTTTCTGGGGGAGGTTATTTCGACCCTGCCGCATGTGGCCAGCACCTCGACCTATGTGGCGATGGAGGCGGTGAAAGAAACCATGCTGGCCGATACGGCCTAA
- the putA gene encoding bifunctional proline dehydrogenase/L-glutamate gamma-semialdehyde dehydrogenase PutA, which produces MPLDHAPALRQTIDARTYADPDALLTELKAQANLSAEDRAEITANAAGLVRDIRGTSAPGMMEVFLAEYGLSTDEGVALMCLAEALLRVPDAETIDALIEDKIAPSDWGRHMGHSTSSLVNASTWALMLTGRVLDDDQPGPVRHLRAAIKRLGEPVIRTAVSRAMREMGRQFVLGEDIHAAMKRAKGMEKKGFTYSYDMLGEAARTEADAKRYHLSYSRAISAIADACTHDDIRKNPGISVKLSALHPRYELAQEKAVMRDLVPRLRALALLAKSAGMGLNIDAEEADRLALSLEVIDTVMGEPALAGWDGFGVVVQAYGPRAGTVIDTLYDMATRHDRRIMVRLVKGAYWDTEIKQAQVEGIDGFPVFTRKAATDVSYIASARKLLNMTDRIYPQFATHNAHTVAAVLHMADDPEAYEFQRLHGMGETLHDIVMEKHGTRCRIYAPVGAHRDLLAYLVRRLLENGANSSFVNQIVDENVPPEVVAADPFDQLQDSAPTIPKGPDVFQPQRANARGFDLAHTPTLAAIEEARAPFADASWTAAPILAGDVNPEAEETVSNPTGGTSPGTVQPASEADVATALDNAAAWDAPLDTRRATLLRAADMLEDRYGEIFAILAREAGKGLPDCVAELREAVDFLRYYAGQATNTPPAGIFTCISPWNFPLAIFCGQVTAALAAGNAVLAKPAEQTPLIAKLAVEVLHEAGVPRSALQLLPGGGKVGAALTSDPRINGVAFTGSTATALRIRAAMAEHCAPGTPLIAETGGLNAMIVDSTALPEQAVQAIVESAFQSAGQRCSAVRCLYVQEDIAEDLIRMLTGAMQALNMGDPWHLSTDVGPVIDDTARKGIVEHIEAARAEGRVIADLKAPEGGTFVGPAILRVNSIADMKREIFGPVLHVATFKSHELDAVIDAINATGYGLTFGLHTRIDDRVQHVSERIEAGNIYVNRNQIGAIVGSQPFGGEGLSGTGPKAGGPNYLPRFSAPDHQDAAGTWDSAETKLPALPAHQPTVLETQSMPGPTGESNRLSTLPRPALLCMGPGAETAAAQAKAVRALGGVAVTASGQINPDALTTGPAYGGVLWWGDDTTARQIDQALAARNGAIIPLLRGLPDTARVRAERHVCVDTTASGGNAQLLGMMA; this is translated from the coding sequence ATGCCCCTCGATCACGCCCCCGCCCTTCGCCAAACCATCGACGCGCGCACCTATGCCGACCCGGATGCGCTGCTGACCGAGCTCAAGGCACAGGCCAATCTTTCTGCCGAAGATCGCGCCGAGATCACTGCCAATGCGGCGGGTCTTGTCCGTGACATTCGCGGCACCTCCGCGCCGGGGATGATGGAAGTCTTCCTCGCTGAATACGGTCTCAGCACCGACGAAGGTGTGGCGCTGATGTGTCTTGCCGAGGCGTTGCTGCGGGTCCCGGATGCCGAGACCATCGACGCGCTGATCGAAGACAAAATCGCCCCTTCGGACTGGGGCCGCCACATGGGCCATTCGACCTCCAGCCTCGTGAACGCCTCCACATGGGCGCTGATGCTGACGGGTCGCGTGCTAGATGACGACCAACCCGGCCCGGTGCGCCACCTGCGCGCCGCGATCAAACGTCTGGGCGAGCCGGTGATCCGTACCGCCGTCAGCCGCGCCATGCGCGAGATGGGCCGCCAGTTTGTTCTGGGCGAAGACATCCACGCCGCGATGAAACGCGCGAAGGGCATGGAAAAAAAGGGCTTCACCTACAGCTACGACATGCTGGGCGAAGCGGCCCGGACCGAGGCAGACGCCAAACGCTACCACCTCAGCTATTCCCGCGCGATCTCGGCCATTGCCGATGCCTGCACCCATGACGATATCCGCAAGAACCCCGGCATCTCGGTCAAGCTCTCGGCCCTGCACCCGCGCTATGAATTGGCGCAGGAAAAGGCGGTGATGCGCGATCTGGTGCCGCGTCTGCGGGCGCTGGCGCTGCTGGCGAAATCTGCGGGCATGGGCCTTAACATCGACGCCGAAGAAGCCGACCGTCTGGCGCTGTCGCTCGAAGTCATCGACACCGTGATGGGCGAGCCAGCCTTGGCCGGATGGGACGGTTTCGGCGTCGTGGTACAGGCCTATGGCCCCCGCGCGGGCACGGTAATTGACACGCTCTACGACATGGCCACCCGCCATGATCGGCGCATCATGGTCCGTCTGGTGAAAGGCGCCTATTGGGACACCGAAATCAAGCAGGCGCAAGTCGAAGGCATCGACGGTTTCCCGGTCTTCACCCGCAAGGCCGCCACCGATGTGAGCTATATCGCCAGCGCCCGCAAACTGCTGAACATGACCGACCGCATCTACCCGCAGTTTGCCACGCACAACGCCCATACCGTCGCCGCCGTGCTGCATATGGCCGACGACCCCGAGGCCTATGAGTTCCAACGCCTGCACGGCATGGGCGAGACCCTGCATGACATCGTGATGGAGAAACACGGCACCCGCTGCCGCATCTACGCCCCCGTCGGCGCGCACCGCGACCTGCTGGCCTATCTGGTGCGGCGTTTGCTTGAGAACGGCGCGAACTCCAGCTTCGTGAATCAGATCGTTGACGAAAACGTGCCGCCCGAAGTGGTGGCCGCCGACCCGTTTGACCAATTGCAAGACAGCGCGCCGACGATCCCGAAAGGCCCGGACGTGTTCCAGCCGCAACGCGCCAATGCGCGGGGTTTCGATCTGGCCCACACCCCGACGCTTGCCGCCATCGAAGAGGCTCGCGCCCCCTTTGCGGATGCCTCATGGACCGCCGCGCCGATCCTTGCAGGCGACGTCAACCCCGAGGCCGAAGAGACTGTCAGCAACCCGACCGGCGGCACTTCCCCCGGCACGGTGCAGCCTGCCTCCGAGGCCGATGTCGCCACGGCACTCGACAATGCCGCCGCATGGGACGCGCCGCTGGACACCCGCCGCGCAACCCTGCTCCGCGCAGCCGATATGCTTGAGGACCGCTACGGCGAGATCTTCGCCATCCTCGCCCGCGAAGCTGGCAAAGGTCTGCCCGACTGCGTGGCCGAGTTGCGCGAGGCGGTGGACTTCCTGCGCTACTACGCGGGCCAAGCCACCAATACCCCGCCCGCGGGCATCTTCACCTGCATCTCCCCGTGGAACTTCCCGCTGGCGATCTTCTGCGGGCAGGTCACAGCGGCGCTGGCGGCTGGCAATGCCGTGCTGGCCAAACCGGCTGAGCAAACGCCGCTGATCGCCAAACTCGCCGTCGAAGTGCTGCATGAGGCCGGCGTGCCACGTTCCGCCCTGCAACTGCTGCCCGGTGGCGGCAAGGTCGGCGCGGCACTAACGTCGGACCCGCGCATCAATGGCGTGGCCTTCACCGGCTCTACCGCGACCGCCCTGCGCATCCGCGCCGCTATGGCCGAACATTGCGCGCCCGGCACGCCGCTGATTGCCGAAACTGGCGGGTTGAACGCCATGATCGTCGACAGCACCGCCCTGCCTGAACAAGCCGTGCAGGCGATCGTCGAAAGCGCCTTCCAATCGGCAGGCCAACGTTGCTCCGCCGTGCGCTGCCTCTATGTGCAGGAAGACATCGCCGAAGACCTGATCCGCATGCTCACGGGCGCCATGCAGGCGTTGAACATGGGCGATCCGTGGCATCTGTCGACCGATGTCGGCCCTGTTATCGACGACACCGCGCGCAAAGGGATCGTCGAGCATATCGAAGCCGCCCGCGCCGAAGGCCGCGTCATCGCGGACCTCAAAGCGCCCGAGGGCGGCACTTTCGTCGGTCCCGCGATCCTCCGGGTGAACAGCATCGCTGACATGAAGCGCGAAATCTTCGGCCCCGTTCTGCATGTGGCGACCTTCAAAAGCCATGAACTCGACGCCGTAATCGACGCGATCAATGCCACCGGCTATGGGCTCACCTTTGGTCTGCACACCCGGATCGACGACCGGGTGCAGCATGTCTCGGAAAGGATCGAGGCGGGCAACATCTACGTTAACCGCAACCAAATCGGTGCGATCGTAGGCAGCCAACCCTTTGGCGGCGAAGGACTCTCGGGCACCGGACCAAAGGCGGGCGGACCGAATTACCTGCCGCGTTTCTCGGCACCTGACCATCAGGACGCTGCTGGCACATGGGACAGCGCAGAGACCAAGCTCCCCGCCCTGCCCGCGCATCAGCCAACCGTGCTGGAAACCCAATCGATGCCCGGACCGACCGGAGAGAGCAACCGCCTGTCGACCCTGCCGCGTCCCGCGCTTTTGTGCATGGGACCGGGGGCAGAAACAGCGGCCGCGCAGGCCAAGGCCGTGCGGGCGCTCGGCGGTGTCGCGGTCACGGCCTCGGGCCAGATCAACCCCGATGCGCTGACCACCGGCCCAGCCTATGGCGGCGTGCTCTGGTGGGGTGATGACACCACCGCACGGCAGATCGATCAAGCGCTCGCGGCCCGCAACGGCGCAATCATCCCACTGCTGCGCGGCCTGCCCGACACCGCGCGTGTCCGGGCCGAGCGTCACGTCTGTGTTGACACCACTGCCTCTGGCGGCAATGCACAGCTCTTGGGTATGATGGCCTAA
- a CDS encoding amidohydrolase, with amino-acid sequence MLTNSDIQDLTQFRRALHQYPEVSGEEIETARTIAAELEKLSPTRILTGLGGHGVAAVFESGTPGPTVLFRAELDALPIPEEHDIPWVSKVRGKSHVCGHDGHMTMLLALGRLVARQPVAHGRVVLMFQPAEEDGSGARAVVDDPAYAEIAADYAFAIHVEPGRPFGHVDTAPALINCASKGIALTLSGKTAHAASPEDGRSPAPALAELIPALQALGPGGALDDNFRLVTLTHLRMGEPTFGVAPGEAFLYATLRSTRDDALAEIEDALRAEVARAAETHGLTAGFAESDHFAASINDPEAYAIAAAAMDAVGVSHGQRNLPMRASEDFGLFGRDAKAAMLCLGPGENYAALHNPDYDFPDDLIPIGAGIFERIARDLLGTA; translated from the coding sequence ATGCTGACGAACAGCGACATCCAAGACCTGACGCAGTTTCGCAGGGCGCTCCACCAATATCCCGAGGTCTCGGGCGAAGAGATTGAGACCGCCCGGACCATCGCGGCGGAATTAGAGAAACTCAGCCCCACCCGCATCCTGACGGGTTTGGGCGGGCATGGCGTCGCTGCTGTTTTCGAGAGCGGCACCCCCGGCCCCACGGTGCTGTTTCGCGCTGAGCTAGACGCCCTGCCGATCCCCGAAGAGCACGACATTCCGTGGGTCTCGAAAGTGCGGGGGAAAAGCCATGTCTGCGGGCACGATGGCCATATGACCATGCTGCTGGCGCTTGGGCGATTGGTCGCGCGGCAACCCGTGGCACACGGCCGCGTCGTGCTGATGTTTCAACCCGCCGAAGAAGACGGCAGCGGCGCACGCGCCGTGGTGGACGACCCGGCCTACGCCGAGATCGCCGCCGATTATGCCTTTGCTATCCATGTCGAACCGGGCCGCCCCTTTGGCCATGTGGATACAGCCCCCGCCCTGATCAATTGCGCCTCCAAGGGCATCGCCCTGACCCTCAGCGGCAAGACCGCCCATGCCGCCAGCCCCGAAGATGGCAGATCGCCTGCGCCTGCTTTGGCCGAGTTGATCCCCGCGCTGCAGGCGCTCGGCCCGGGTGGGGCGCTTGATGACAATTTTCGCCTCGTTACCCTCACCCACCTGCGCATGGGCGAGCCAACCTTTGGCGTGGCCCCGGGCGAAGCGTTTCTCTATGCTACCCTGCGCAGCACCCGCGACGACGCACTGGCTGAGATCGAAGACGCTCTACGCGCCGAGGTCGCCCGCGCCGCCGAGACCCACGGGCTGACAGCTGGATTCGCGGAATCCGACCATTTCGCCGCCTCCATCAATGACCCCGAAGCCTATGCCATCGCCGCCGCAGCGATGGACGCAGTTGGCGTGTCGCACGGGCAAAGAAACTTGCCGATGCGCGCTTCTGAGGATTTCGGCCTGTTCGGACGGGACGCCAAGGCGGCAATGCTCTGCCTCGGGCCGGGGGAAAATTACGCCGCGTTGCACAATCCCGATTACGATTTTCCCGATGATCTAATCCCCATCGGCGCGGGTATTTTCGAGCGAATTGCGCGGGATTTGCTCGGCACCGCTTGA
- a CDS encoding rhomboid family intramembrane serine protease: MFPIRDHNPSGRTPYVTYALMAVNIGVFLSYLSLMADERALGEFYYTYALLPARLTHGEGYFGLITSQFLHGGWMHLAGNMLFLWIFGDNVEDEMGHGRYLLFYLACGIAAGLGQVVTEPLSWVPMVGASGAIAGVMGGYLLLFPRAKVDILVIFIVFFRIFAIPAWIMLGLWFGMQFIGGIGATPGTGGVAYWAHAGGFIAGLVLTLPLWLRRGGFAFWRQTHGHPPHAAADYDLSQSRIPKVRRK; the protein is encoded by the coding sequence ATGTTCCCGATCCGCGATCATAACCCCTCGGGCCGCACGCCCTATGTCACCTATGCGCTGATGGCGGTGAACATCGGGGTGTTCCTGTCCTATCTGTCGCTGATGGCGGACGAGCGCGCTTTGGGGGAGTTCTATTACACCTATGCCTTGCTGCCCGCGCGGTTGACCCACGGGGAGGGATATTTCGGCCTCATCACTTCGCAATTTCTGCATGGCGGCTGGATGCATTTGGCCGGTAACATGCTGTTTCTGTGGATCTTCGGCGACAATGTCGAGGATGAGATGGGCCACGGGCGCTATCTGCTGTTCTACCTCGCCTGTGGCATCGCGGCGGGGTTGGGCCAAGTCGTGACGGAGCCGCTGTCGTGGGTGCCCATGGTCGGGGCCTCGGGCGCGATTGCGGGGGTCATGGGGGGCTATCTGCTGCTATTCCCCCGCGCCAAGGTCGACATACTGGTGATCTTTATCGTGTTTTTCCGCATCTTCGCGATCCCGGCTTGGATCATGCTGGGCCTGTGGTTCGGCATGCAGTTCATCGGCGGGATCGGTGCCACGCCGGGCACCGGCGGCGTGGCCTATTGGGCCCATGCAGGCGGGTTTATCGCAGGGCTGGTTCTGACCCTCCCGCTTTGGCTGCGCCGGGGCGGTTTTGCCTTTTGGCGACAGACCCATGGCCATCCGCCCCATGCCGCCGCCGACTATGACCTGAGCCAAAGCCGCATTCCGAAAGTGAGACGCAAATGA
- a CDS encoding GFA family protein translates to MTETSETRRASCHCGAVLIEALFPHGLATASRCTCSFCRRRAAATVTALAETVTVLEGAENLTLYTWGTHTAQHYFCKTCGIYTHHRRRSNPDECGVNLGAIEGVLPWEMEPLPYSDGINHPSDRKGD, encoded by the coding sequence ATGACCGAAACCTCAGAAACCCGCCGCGCCTCCTGCCATTGTGGGGCGGTGCTGATCGAAGCCCTGTTCCCGCACGGTCTGGCCACGGCCTCGCGCTGCACCTGTTCCTTCTGTCGCCGCCGTGCCGCCGCTACGGTGACGGCGCTGGCCGAGACGGTGACCGTGCTGGAAGGCGCTGAAAACCTTACGCTTTACACATGGGGCACCCATACGGCGCAGCACTACTTCTGCAAGACCTGCGGCATCTACACCCACCACCGCCGCCGCTCGAACCCGGATGAATGCGGCGTGAACCTCGGTGCGATCGAAGGGGTGTTGCCATGGGAGATGGAGCCGCTGCCCTATAGCGACGGCATCAACCACCCTTCGGACCGCAAGGGCGACTAA
- a CDS encoding DUF2235 domain-containing protein, with amino-acid sequence MTHVIILDGTMSSLELGRETNAGIAYGLCREMGSALSIYYEPGLQWRDWRSARDVIMGRGINRQIRRAYGYLASRYRPGDRIFLMGYSRGGYAVRSLAGVIDRVGLLRAEVATERNIRDVYRHYEAQHLSKAGELFARANCHPEVAIEAIGVWDTVKSLGLNAPLFWRFSQPLHMFHNHDLSRNVKNGFQALALNETRVAYAPVMWTTPEGYAGRLEQVWFPGTHGDVGGQLGGDEAARPLANIPLVWLLSRMEESGLPLPDGWTTRFDQDPAAPSIGRWRGYGKMLVTRRRRLVGADPSERLHESVDQRRAEAAPQPGLLARMQGVISSL; translated from the coding sequence GTGACCCATGTCATTATTCTGGATGGGACCATGTCCTCGCTCGAACTGGGGCGAGAGACTAACGCGGGCATCGCCTATGGCCTGTGCCGCGAGATGGGCAGCGCCCTGTCGATCTATTACGAACCCGGTCTACAATGGCGTGATTGGCGCAGCGCGCGCGATGTGATCATGGGGCGCGGGATCAACCGACAGATCCGCCGCGCCTATGGCTACCTCGCCTCGCGCTACCGACCCGGGGACCGGATTTTCCTGATGGGTTATTCGCGTGGCGGCTATGCCGTGCGCTCGCTCGCCGGGGTGATCGACCGTGTGGGCCTTCTGCGTGCCGAGGTCGCGACAGAGCGTAACATCCGCGATGTCTACCGTCATTACGAGGCGCAACATCTGAGCAAGGCGGGCGAACTCTTTGCGCGGGCCAACTGCCACCCCGAGGTGGCGATCGAGGCGATCGGCGTTTGGGATACGGTCAAATCGCTGGGTCTGAACGCGCCTCTGTTCTGGCGGTTCTCGCAGCCGCTGCACATGTTCCACAACCACGATCTTAGCCGCAATGTGAAGAACGGCTTTCAGGCGCTGGCGCTGAACGAAACCCGCGTCGCCTATGCCCCGGTGATGTGGACCACGCCCGAGGGCTATGCCGGGCGGCTTGAGCAGGTCTGGTTTCCGGGCACCCACGGCGATGTCGGTGGGCAGTTGGGCGGTGATGAGGCGGCGCGGCCCTTGGCCAATATCCCACTGGTCTGGCTGTTGTCGCGGATGGAAGAAAGCGGTCTGCCGCTGCCCGACGGCTGGACCACACGCTTTGATCAAGACCCCGCTGCGCCCTCCATCGGGCGCTGGCGCGGCTATGGCAAAATGCTTGTGACCCGCCGCCGCCGTCTGGTGGGCGCGGATCCGTCAGAGCGGCTACACGAAAGCGTGGATCAGCGCCGCGCAGAGGCCGCGCCACAGCCGGGGCTTCTGGCGCGGATGCAGGGGGTGATTTCCAGCCTTTAG
- a CDS encoding xanthine dehydrogenase family protein molybdopterin-binding subunit: MEKFGKSQPVKRVEDHRFLIGDGRYVDDIAPQGALHGVFFRAPVAHGVITELDVSDARDAEGVHLVLTCADLETAGMNIALPHTVVDNRDGSKGAAPLRPMLAKERVRYVGEPVALIVADTLQQARDAAELILFDADDLPAKMDLTPGGETLHAEAPDNRAFDWGMGDETKVEAAFAKAARRVRLEVGDNRIIVNSMEPRGCYAEWADSRLHVALNGQGVWAHKGFLTKAFGLSEDAVRVTNPDVGGGFGMKAMTYPEYFCIAQAARALGRPVRWMSERTEAMLTDNGGRDLVSWAEFAFDENHKITAYRVDTRCNLGAYNSQFGQPIQSTLFSKVLMGVYDVQDTYLHVEGYYTNTVQVDAYRGAGRPEAIYVLERLMDRAARELGVDPWELRRINFIKPDQFPYTTATGELYDVGDFARLLTRAGEEGDREGFAARRTADAKRGLLRGQGLCYYIESILGDPSEGAKVVFEENGHVTIYVGTQSNGQGHETVYAQFLSDQTGIPAEQIRVVQGDSDLIKKGGGTGGSRSVTTQNTATLATVAKITEVFTAFLADELGVAASDITFDDERFRAEGSNVSPTMMEVAEMARAKGRDDLLSHHERASLPGRSYPNGAHVAEVVIDPETGVVTLGRYTVVDDFGNLINPMLAEGQVHGGVAQGIGQAVQERVVYDEDGQLLTATFMDYAMPRAADLPMISFTSEPVPSTANAMGMKGCGEAGTVGALAAVSNAVQDALWERGVRQADMPFTPHRVWEMLQGAAIAAE; encoded by the coding sequence ATGGAAAAGTTCGGGAAAAGCCAGCCGGTCAAACGGGTGGAAGACCACCGTTTTCTGATCGGCGATGGCCGCTACGTCGATGACATCGCCCCCCAAGGGGCACTGCACGGTGTCTTTTTCCGCGCGCCGGTGGCGCATGGGGTGATCACCGAACTGGACGTGAGCGATGCCCGGGACGCTGAGGGCGTGCATCTGGTGCTGACCTGTGCCGATCTGGAAACGGCGGGGATGAACATCGCCCTGCCGCATACGGTGGTCGACAACCGCGATGGCAGCAAGGGGGCGGCACCGCTGCGCCCGATGTTGGCGAAAGAGCGGGTGCGCTATGTGGGAGAGCCGGTTGCCCTGATCGTGGCCGACACCTTGCAACAGGCGCGTGACGCTGCCGAGTTGATCCTATTCGATGCCGATGATCTGCCCGCCAAGATGGACCTGACCCCCGGCGGCGAGACATTGCACGCCGAAGCGCCCGACAACCGCGCCTTCGACTGGGGCATGGGGGATGAGACCAAGGTTGAGGCGGCATTTGCCAAGGCTGCGCGGCGCGTGAGGCTAGAGGTGGGCGACAACCGCATCATCGTTAATTCGATGGAACCGCGCGGCTGCTATGCGGAATGGGCCGATAGCCGGTTGCATGTGGCGTTGAACGGGCAGGGCGTCTGGGCGCATAAGGGCTTTCTAACCAAGGCATTCGGTCTTTCCGAAGACGCCGTGCGCGTGACCAACCCCGATGTCGGGGGTGGTTTCGGCATGAAGGCGATGACCTACCCAGAGTACTTCTGCATCGCTCAAGCTGCGCGGGCGCTGGGCCGCCCGGTGCGTTGGATGTCAGAGCGCACCGAAGCCATGCTCACCGACAACGGCGGGCGCGATCTGGTGTCTTGGGCCGAATTCGCCTTTGACGAAAACCACAAGATCACCGCCTACCGTGTCGACACGCGCTGCAACCTCGGGGCCTATAACAGCCAGTTCGGCCAGCCGATCCAGTCGACGCTGTTCTCTAAGGTTTTGATGGGTGTTTATGACGTGCAAGACACCTATCTGCATGTCGAGGGCTATTACACCAACACCGTGCAGGTCGATGCCTATCGCGGCGCCGGGCGGCCCGAGGCGATCTATGTGCTGGAGCGGTTGATGGACCGCGCAGCCCGGGAGTTGGGCGTCGATCCGTGGGAATTGCGGCGGATCAACTTCATCAAGCCGGATCAGTTTCCCTATACCACCGCCACGGGAGAGCTTTACGACGTGGGCGATTTCGCGCGCCTCCTGACCCGGGCGGGAGAGGAGGGTGACCGTGAGGGGTTCGCGGCCCGCCGTACCGCCGACGCCAAGCGCGGCCTGCTGCGGGGGCAGGGCTTGTGTTACTATATCGAAAGCATTCTCGGCGATCCTTCCGAAGGGGCCAAAGTAGTCTTTGAGGAGAATGGCCACGTGACGATCTATGTCGGCACTCAAAGCAACGGTCAGGGGCATGAGACGGTCTATGCGCAGTTCCTGTCGGATCAGACCGGCATTCCGGCAGAGCAAATCCGCGTTGTGCAGGGGGATAGCGACTTGATCAAAAAGGGCGGTGGCACTGGCGGCTCGCGTTCGGTCACCACGCAGAACACGGCGACCTTGGCCACCGTGGCGAAGATAACCGAGGTGTTCACGGCGTTTTTGGCTGATGAACTGGGCGTTGCGGCCAGCGATATCACCTTTGACGACGAACGCTTCCGCGCCGAGGGGTCGAACGTCAGCCCCACGATGATGGAAGTGGCCGAAATGGCCCGCGCCAAGGGCCGGGATGATCTGCTGTCTCACCACGAACGCGCCAGCCTGCCGGGGCGCAGCTATCCCAACGGGGCGCATGTGGCCGAGGTAGTGATCGACCCTGAAACCGGGGTGGTGACGCTAGGTCGCTACACGGTGGTCGATGATTTTGGCAATCTGATCAACCCGATGCTGGCCGAGGGGCAGGTGCACGGCGGGGTCGCCCAAGGCATCGGTCAAGCGGTGCAGGAACGGGTGGTCTATGATGAAGACGGCCAGCTTCTGACCGCCACCTTCATGGACTACGCCATGCCCCGCGCCGCCGATCTGCCGATGATCTCGTTCACCTCTGAGCCTGTGCCCTCGACCGCCAATGCCATGGGCATGAAGGGCTGTGGTGAGGCTGGGACTGTGGGCGCGCTCGCGGCGGTATCGAACGCGGTGCAGGATGCGCTTTGGGAACGCGGTGTGCGGCAGGCGGATATGCCTTTCACCCCGCATAGGGTCTGGGAGATGCTGCAAGGTGCCGCAATCGCAGCCGAGTAA
- a CDS encoding type III PLP-dependent enzyme — protein MQHIAPLSDSPAAYLAKHSPDAPVLFLAPSVLQATARRFQADFDGLVTYAVKANDRPEVLSNLVAAGITTFDVASPAEMAAVRAVCPQAVLHYNNPVRSAAEVRAGIAAGVYSWSIDDMSELAKLRDVPRDNEVAVRFALPVKGAAYDFGSKFGAAPEQAAELLRAVAEMGFTPSMCFHPGTQCNDPQAWVQYVHAAADILHAAGVSIKRMNIGGGFAVDRGFDAPDHRAVFAAVKLALAESFGTDAPSLLCEPGRAMVADAAVLATRIKGMRNAGRRVFLNDGIYGGLPDLRDMGLSGLVDVVGPEGALRQGAPTPRVVFGPTCDSLDRLPDGLPLPEDAQTGDYLLFGGMGAYSIAMSTAFNGYGLAGITLVSDLGAAPKRKAA, from the coding sequence ATGCAGCATATCGCCCCCCTTTCCGACAGCCCCGCCGCCTATCTGGCGAAACACAGCCCCGACGCGCCGGTGCTGTTCCTCGCTCCTTCGGTGCTGCAAGCCACGGCGCGGCGCTTTCAGGCGGATTTCGACGGGTTGGTGACCTATGCGGTTAAAGCCAATGACCGGCCCGAGGTGCTCTCGAACCTTGTCGCGGCGGGGATCACCACCTTCGATGTGGCCTCTCCGGCGGAGATGGCGGCGGTCCGGGCGGTCTGCCCGCAGGCGGTGCTGCATTACAACAACCCTGTCCGCTCGGCGGCAGAGGTGCGGGCCGGGATCGCGGCGGGCGTCTATAGCTGGTCGATCGACGATATGTCGGAACTGGCCAAGCTGCGCGACGTGCCGCGCGACAATGAAGTGGCGGTGCGATTTGCCTTGCCGGTGAAGGGTGCGGCCTATGATTTCGGGTCCAAATTCGGCGCGGCCCCTGAGCAGGCGGCGGAGCTGTTGCGCGCGGTGGCTGAGATGGGGTTCACCCCGTCAATGTGTTTCCACCCCGGCACGCAGTGCAATGATCCGCAGGCTTGGGTGCAATATGTCCATGCGGCGGCGGATATTCTGCATGCGGCGGGTGTCTCGATCAAACGGATGAATATCGGCGGTGGGTTTGCTGTAGATCGCGGCTTTGACGCGCCCGATCATCGGGCGGTTTTCGCCGCGGTGAAGTTGGCACTTGCCGAGAGTTTTGGGACGGATGCGCCCTCGCTGCTTTGCGAGCCGGGGCGCGCGATGGTTGCCGATGCCGCTGTGCTGGCGACCCGTATCAAGGGGATGCGCAACGCCGGGCGGAGGGTGTTCTTGAACGACGGTATCTATGGCGGTCTGCCCGATCTGCGCGACATGGGCCTGTCTGGGCTGGTGGATGTGGTCGGCCCTGAGGGGGCGCTGCGCCAAGGGGCGCCGACACCGCGCGTGGTCTTTGGCCCCACTTGCGATTCGTTGGATCGCTTGCCCGACGGCCTGCCGCTGCCCGAAGATGCGCAGACGGGGGATTATCTGTTGTTCGGCGGGATGGGGGCTTATTCCATCGCCATGTCCACCGCCTTTAATGGCTATGGGCTGGCGGGCATCACGCTTGTCTCCGACCTTGGGGCTGCGCCCAAGCGCAAGGCCGCCTGA